tattattgtataacATTCCATCACATAGATGGACTGTGAGTTACTTAACCATTTCCATATTGCTTGATACTAATTTTGTAAAGGATTATCCCTAAAGTCATTCCTAGTTATTCCAGACTTTCATTCTAGACCAGTAAGAATCAATCTTGTTGGGTCTTACGGAAATTTGATAATATCATGAAATGATAGACCTCCTCCTCCTCAAATTACCCATTGACAAATATATACAACAATTCTGTATATAATCTTAAAAGATTTCAGTCGCCCTGAAAATCCATAAACAAAGTCCAAAGACTTCACGTTAGAAATCTCTGTTCTGGTCCACTTGAGCGTCTGACTCATTTTCCTGCTTGCAAGCATGCATCATAACTACCTTCACATTTTCACTACTCTTGGGAATACAGAAAGCTGACAGAGAATGACATAGAGCCATCATTTAACAGCAATAGCTAATATTAATTAAGCAGTTCTCTAatgtgccaggtactcttctAACAGCTTCAGAGACATTAATTCAGGTAACCTtcaaaacaaccctgtgagaAATATACTATTATAattctgattttacagatgaagaaactgtgaCACAAAAATTGCCCAAACTCACTCAGACTTAAGTGGCAGCCAGGATTCAAAGCCTCTTAATCACGGCTCAAAATTCTTAACCACTACACGTGCCTCTCTCAGCCTACCCAAAGACATACCCCAAACAAACTCAtgctacaaactttcagttataacaatGCATAAGTTCTGAAGACCTAACGTACAGCATAGTTACTATAGTTAATAAAAACgtatcatatatttgaaatttgctaagagagtagatcttaagtattctcaccacaaaaaaaaaggaactacaGGAGGTGACGGATATGTTAATTAGTCTGGTTGTGGTAATCATTCCATTCCTCAGTGAACACATATAGCAAAACATcatattgtataccttaaatatacacaactttttatttgtcaaaaataaacaaaacaaactcatGCTACCAAACctctaaccacatctggctggtACCAAAAATCTCCACTCATGGATTCACCTGGAAAAAAATTCCCACTCCTACTCTGGAACCATTAAAGAGATCTAAACCCTAAACTACTCCTTAACAAATCATAGTGGAAAACAAAGCAACTTCCAGCAGGCCTATTTCCGTCATCAGAATCCTTAGGAAAACCAGTGCTCAGAGAGCAATTGAATATATAGCAGATGGTGAACTAACGGTACAACTGCATTAAGCGGGGCACTAGAACGGGAAATCTATTCACTAGGTCCCCTGCCATTAACTAGCCAGGGAAATCCTAAGGTCCAAATCAATGAGTAGATCATTCTTAAGCAGCACATtccaagggaagaagagaaaaaaagtctgGCGTCCTGAAAATCAAATGCATTTCACAGAAACAAAGCAGCAGCACAAACTCACACAGAACCTGGCTTTTAGAGGCGCAGCAGCAATTCGTTTCCCTTCCAAAGGCTGTCTCTGGAGACTGACAGAGCTGGAGAAGCAAACACGGTTCATTACACCCCAGGCTTTTCTTGACTCGGTCAAAACCCGCCCCCCATGCCCCCCTGACCCTCACTACCCACCACGTGCACGCACAAATAAACccgagagggaggggggagaaggTCCGCGGTCAAGAGTCCGGATTCGCAGTTCTGGGTACACAACTGCCCACCCCCCGGGGCGGCGCACCGCGTCGTCTTCTGTCCAGCGGGTCCCcagacctcagaggccaggcccgaATCTAGGCCCAGTCTTTTGCAGGGGACCTTCCTTCTGGGGCACCACCTCCGACTTCCCTCTCGGGCTTTTTCTCTACAGCCGGGCCTCGGGGGTTGAGGCGACGACAGAAGGGCGCCAGACCTCGGGCTCTCGCTCCGCAGAACAGGCCGCGCCCACACCCCCGGGCTCGGCGCCGCTACAGCCGTACAACCCCGCGCCGCCCGGGCCTCAGGACCGCAAACCCTCGGTCCGGAGGAAACGCATAGTGGCCTTACACACCCCGTGGGTTCTCCAGGTTCTGCAGAACCTGGCCCGTGCCGCGCTCGTTCCCTTCGGAAAAGCAGCAACCGCAACCGAGCCTGGCTCACCGCACTCCGGCCGCGCCTTGCGCTGAAGGCCGCCCGCTTCTCGGGTCTGCGGCGCCGGGATTCCGGAGAGAGCCCGTCGCGGTCCCGAGTGCGCAGGCGCGCAGCGGGCGGAGGCCAGTCCCTCGGCTCCTCACGAAGGGCTCGGAGGGGCGAATGGGGCCCGATTCCGGCGGGGTAGGCCGAACAGAGAAGCAGGGTTCCGGAAGGGCCGGGATGTCCGGTTCCCCAAGCATGTAAAGGTGACCCCCTAAGTGACCGGTGCTATGGAGGACAATCCGGGCCTGCTCCCCTATTGGAACTGTAGTCCAAAACCAGAAAAGCTGTATATTCCGGCTTTCTCAGTGGGGTCTTGGCTCCGCGTTTAGGCAGCGAGCCGCGCCCCCCTCCACCCCCGAAAGCCGATCTCTGAGGCTGCTGGGAGTTGCTGTTTCTGTGCGGAGTGCGCAGGCGCGCGGGAGGGGGACGTACAGCGGGCTCTTCACCGGGCGGAGGAAGCTCTGGGGGCCGTATTCGCCGAAGGCTGGGCGGCGGCGGAGGAGAAAGGAGGGCGGGTATGAAGAGGTAGGAGCGAGGATCCGGGCTTGGGCCCTGTGTCCAGATCTTTAAGCTTGTAACCGTGGCCCTGTGATACCCCAGTGCCGCGAGCGAGGTCCGTGTGGCGTTTGCTGAGGGCCTGGCGTGATGCTCTGTGTGCCTGAGCGTGTGATCGCGTACGGGGTTGTTTTCGTGCATGTAACTGTTTCCTGCCTGTGTGCCATTCTTTCTGTGCGCGACTGGGATGGCGCCACCGAGAAGACTCTGACGCCGGGTTTAGGGGTCTCTGTGGTTTGTGGCTTCCTTTGTGAAGTGCCTGAGATTGTGTGTATCCGTGAAGATGGCTGTGCCTTGAAGGAAACTAGATACGTCACCCCCAAATATGCCTCTGACATAAaaattttgagctgaaggcaatttagaagagtaggggaggaagacaattcctctaccactctaggtccttctggctggggtatgaattaaattgacattagatagaataacaggagaaaaagcaagcaagtttaataacatgtatacatgggagaaacccaggaatactgagcaactcaccaaaatggctgagctGCCAGCTTAAGTATCATCtttgctaaagacaaaggaggatgttgggggtagtatTTTGGGACTTTAAGGAGgaagaaggcaatttacatggagatggagatATAAATGGGCCAACTACATACATGTGACCTGAAAAACACGTTTTACATTACATTGTGGTTATcctatggtattagctccttcctggaactggtccttctattttaaattcttttaggcatttgggggggaggtcaaagtttctttcatagTCTTtcgttcttaaaaataaaaagagacattttgggatggccagttctgatcccccacagaaGCATCAAAGGCAGGAAAAACTCTCTGTACCCTCCCCCATTTCTGCTTAAAGGCAGGATATAAATTCTTCTTTCCTGGAGACAACTCTAGACTCTTTAGCTCATAGTGTTGTAGGTAGGTAGTAAGTCAGACACGGGGAGGGGAAGGGATAAAAGCTGACAGACCACAATAGAACAAGGCTCCTCAGAGGGCCCACCTTCAACACCCACAATGTCCTGTTTTGCAGCTTGCTCGTGCACATAGCTAGCTTCCACCTGCTGCATCCTAACCTCACCCTCACGATGctaaaatcataataaatttaCATTGCAGTTTTGAACCCCCCCCTTAGGGGGGATGGATGCCATGACAGTTCCGCCAAGGACCAACTAAGGAGAAAAACTCCCCCTCCAGCTGTGGAGGAGGGGACAACAAGCTGATGGGTAGAATGCCTTCAAACCCCCTTCTTTTTCCCCTCCTCACAAATGAACAAACCTCTATAAGCCACAAGCCACCCAAACCTTGGTGCAGTCACTCACGGTGAACCTGCCCGCTCTGTCTCTTGGAGTGTACTTTCACTTGGCAAATAAATCCCTTCTTGCTTTGAACTCTTCTTTGTGTGTTTGATCACAAATTCTTTTGCGACTCCAACCAAAAACCTGGAAACAGATCCACTCACCTGGTAACCATAGGTGGCACCAAAGGAATCTGCAAATAAATGTTACTCCATTAGTCGCCGCCCACAATTTGCTACCTTTGGAAACCTAACACTGCTTTTCTTTACTCTGTCATTTTCtacaaatttattgttctttgttgaagttGCTGTATAACCTGGAGTTGTAAGCCACCAGTTTGAGTTACTCTTGTTAAGGTTTCTCCCATACGATGGGCACACACAGGTTAATAAATTgtatttctcctgttaatctgtttttttttttttaaagattttatttattcattttttccccccaaagccccagtagatagctgtatgtcataggttcacatccttctagttgctgtacgtgggactcggccttgggttggacggagaagttgtgccttggggcgtgcccgggatccgaacccgggccgccagcatcagagcgcgcgcacttaactgctaagccacggagccggccctaatCTGTTTTTTTATTCAAGAACACCAGCTGAGAACCTTTAAGTTGGACAGAGGtaaaatttttcctcccctacagccctGTTGTGTGTTATTTCTGGGATGGTTTTGATAGGCCGGCACTTCTGGTTCTTGCTTTCCTTGGGCACTGTGTTTGTGAGTCACTGTGTTACTGGGTGTTGGGATTTTGGTGATCCCCATCTTGGCCATTAAGTGTGCTTTCAGGAATATGGTGCTGTGGCAGGTGAGGAAAGTAATTACAGGCACAAAAAACATTAGAGAAGAGGAGGTAAGGTTATCATTATTTCCGAGTGATAGAATTGTAGGAGTACATAATCAGAAAGTTGAAATTAATAGGACCTCATAAAACAAAAGAGAGGGGCACTTTATTTTCTCCCATAACTGCACTTGCAGTATCCCTCTGTGGATGAAGGTTTTTCCCCCTGCTCCTAGATGACATCTTGGATAAATTCAGTAATGTTTTCAATCACTCGGATAAGAAAAGTTTCTTTGAACAATTTTAGTTAAAAGATCAGTCTCATTTTACTACTCAAAAATATCTTTAGTAATAAAAATGTTCGTTGTAATCATCAATATGTCATTTAAAATTTCACCTTTTTTCTCCTTGACCATCTCCAAATATGGTTATATCTCAGTTATTTGTTATGTCAATATGTGAGATTTATAtactaattatttaaattatttttgattcAAAACAAAGTACATTTCTTAGATACATTTTTATTAAGGATTTAATTAGTTTTCTTCTTGTCTGTTGCTAGTTTTTAGAGATGTTCCAATGGATACGTTAAATGTCCATAGatgatttttttcagttgttcaaATATCCAATTAGAATCTCTCAGTCTTCTGTTCTGTGGCACCAACTGGGCTGTCCAGTTGTCCTGAAACTTACTTCCATTGTTTTCCGGAATTGGATTCCTGTTTCCTGAAATTAAGTTAATTTTtgctaatttttcatttttgctgaagttcTTTTTCCAACAGCTTCCTTAAGATGCATGTGTTAGAGATAAATTTTTGagttctttcatttttgaaactgTCTTTATTCTACCCTCACACTTTGCTGGTATTCAGAATTTGAAACCATCACTTTAAAGTTTTCTGGTGGCTCATGTTGTCAAGTCTGATGCCAATTGTTTTctgttcctttgtatgtaatCTTATGTCTTTCTCCCATTCAATGCCACATACTTACTGCTATTTACATCCTTAATGTAATTAAATTTTATGATTTATTGTatggatctttaaacattttttatagtACGTATTGGTGAGCACTTTCAGTCGTTAGGCTCCAGGTCTGAGAATTTTTCTTGTATTATTGTCTTTTGACAGTCTCCTCTATTTAAGGttttttgttctctcttcctggaaTTTGTATTTGATGGAAGGACTTTTCCTGAGTTGTGCctaatttttccttcttcataGCTTTCTCTTCTTATTTATAGATGCAATATAATCTCTGATCTCTCAGAGGGTAATTATAGTTGTTTAAAGTTTTCTactctatttttgtcttttatgtcCAAAttacattccttttttaaaaaaaggtttgaaTTGTTCTCTCCCTTTTACATTGGATGCTTTCCTGAAATGTGTGGTAATCCTTGCCTCCAGCCATGAGGTAAAACGTCTCAACTGGTTGACTTCATAGCCAGCCTTTTCACTGGGAGACTGCCAGagctctgttctctgctctttagttTAGAGCAGAGAATGGCTCCCGTCTCCTGAGTTACTGGTGTTTGGGGCCAGGATGGGGAAGGTCATGAGAGGCCCATAGTCCTGGATGTGGTTTTTCACTCAGTCTGCCTATACCTCAGTCCTGTCTTTCTTTGTGCAGATGTACCTCCTTTCTGAGTCAATTTATCCAGAGATCATACTCCCATTTAGTGTATTTAATTACATAAGGGGGGAAAAGTAAAGGGGGGACAGCAACCAGTTTGTGTACAAACTTGCAACCAATCTCCTGTTTCCAGATCCATCTCTCTCCAGGGTCGTCATCTTTGATATCTGAGCTTTCAGAGGTTTTATACAGTGAATTGCCTCACAAATAGATATCTGACTCTAGGCCCTTTGATACCAGAGTTCTTTGACAGTTCTTCTTTGTTGTCATCTTCCTCCTCATTTTCTTTGGTTCTCACATGTTAATACTTTTTGTATTTCTAAACTAAATGTACtcattttaatctctttttctagaggagaaatggaaaataaatacacTGCTTACTCTGTTAATGGTGAAGCCTCTCCTTACTCTTTCCAGATCACAAGATTTTGCATTTActagaagtttttttcttttatattaattttgttcttttagctactgcttttcttttccatttcactAATTTCCACTTttgtctttattgattttttttttcagactacTTTCTCAGAGttcattttctatctttttatttacaattttcCATTCCTTTAATTCTTTGGGTTGTATCCTGAGAGAATTCCTTGGTCTGAACTTCTAGCTTGCTAATATGTTCTCAGGCTATCTCATTATtttcattctatttcttttttcagtccaattattaatttaaaaaattaattttgagggctggcccagtggtgtagtggttaagttcacatgctccgctttggcagcctggggttcacaggttcggatctcgggtgcgaacctacgcactgcttatcaagccatgctgtggcaggcgtcccacatataaagtagaggaagatgggcacagatgttagctcaggcccagtcttcctcagcaaaaagaaagaaagaaagaaagaaagagagaaagagagaaaggaagaaaggaaggaagaaaggaataaaggaagaaaggaagaaaggaaagaaagaaagaaagaaatagaatatcatCAGTTCCTTTGAAGCCCTGTATGCTTCTCCCCAATCACCTCCCCAACTCACCTCCTACACAAAGTTAATGACCATCCTGAATTTAGTGCTAATCATTTCTCcacttttctttatatatttgccgTATGTATAGATCCTCAGGTTATATATTTAGATTTGCATGATTTTGAGCTTTAATGGAATGACATTCCATATATTAAGTGACTtgttttcactcaacattatgttttttgATTTATTCATCCTTATATTTAACTCCATTTTCTAATTGCTAGCTGGTATTCTAATCtgtgtacataccacattttatttatatattctactcttggtggatatttggattgtttccattttttccacCTCTGTTAACAGATAGAGCTACTGTGAACATTTTAATGCACACTTAAAGGTATATGTGAGTAAGAATGTATCTAGGTTATAAtaattaggagtggaattgcttttCTTAGAATATGTGCAGCTACAGTTTTACTAAGTGATAACAGATAGTTTCCAAAGTCATCATTCCAATTTATACTCTTCTCCAGTAGTAACTGAATATCACTTCACATCCTTGATACTGCTTTAAATTGtaactcattaaaattttttgttagtCAAGTGGTGAGATGATAATTGTAATTTACCTTTGTGCTTGTAATTTACCTTTACCTGATAACCAGTAAAGTTGAGTAACTTATTTATTAACCATTcatgtttccttttctgttaagaaatgccatttttctattttgtttgcctttttcttatGGGTTTATATAAGTTCTTTTTATACTCTGGATACTTGTTGGGTTCGTTGCTTACATGTTTTACAACTGTATCCTCCTTGTTTATAACTAACCTTTTCCCTTTCTCTAAGGTGTCTTTTTATGAACATTACTGATTTTAATGTAGTGTAATTTATACagtattttattgttagaacttTTGGCGATTTGTTTAAGAAACTTATTCCTAGCCCAAAGCCATAATgatcttctatattttctttaagggttaaaattgtttcttttcatgtTAAAGTACTTTATTCATGTAGAATtgactttttgaaaaaataatatgagGTAGGAatctacttatttttctttcccatatGGATAACTCATTATCCAACTACCATTTGATTCTTTGTAAATCTATTCCCCATAATCTGCAATACCATCTCTGTATATATCAATTTCTTATATATATgaatgtggtatacccatacaatggaatattatttgtcaaaaaaaaaagagtgaagtacTGATATGTGTTACAACATGGATAAGCCCTGgaaatgttatgctaagtgaaagaagccaatcatgAAAGATTTCAtaatctatgattccatttatgtgaaatgtccagaacaggcaaatccatagagacagttAGAAAATTAGTGGTTCCCTAGGGCTAGCGTGGGATGGGAAGAGCAGGAAAAGGGAATGATTGTAATGTATATGGAGTTTCTTTGTGGGGTGTTGAAAAAggtctaaaattagattgtagtTATGGCAGCTCAACtctgtgagtatactaaaaaccactaaatgAAAAAAGACAGTCAATAAATGCCAAAACTGAAATGAcaaagatgttagaattatctaacaaagatttttttttttttggtgaggaagatcagtcctgagctaacatccatgtcaatcctcctctttttgctgaggaagactggccctgggctaacatctgtgcccatcttcctccactttatatgggacgcggccaaagcctgacaagcagtgccttggtgcgcacctgggatctgaaccccggctgccagcggCAGAGCACATgcaattaaccactacgccacggggccagccccataacaaaaattttaaagcaaccatcataaaaatgcttcagtgaGCATATAGGAACAAACTTGAAACAAAGTACAAAAATAGAATGTCTCAGTAAAGAAATATAAGATAgataaagatagatagataaagaagaacccaatggaaattttagaactgaaaaatgcaatcaccaaatttaaaaacttaatggatgtgctcaacagcagaatggaggagatagggaaggggaaaaaaatcagtgaacttgaagacagtaTGATAGAGATTACTCAATcttaacaacagagagaaaacagactgaagaaaaagaacagaaactcTGGAAACTGTGAGACTATAATAAAAGATCTAACATTCTTATCCTCAATGTCTTGGAagggagcagaaagaggaggggcTGAAAATGTACTCAAagtaataatagctgaaaatgtcccaaatttgattaaaaaaaagacatagaCCTACAAACTCAAGAAGGTGAGAAAACCCCAAATAGGATAAATAAATCcaaaccaagacacatcatagtcaaacttctgaaaatttaaaacaaagaaaaaatcttgaaagcagcagtaAAAGCAACACCTTACCTACAGTGGAAAAACAATTTGAATGGCAGTAGATTTCTTATCAGGAACAATAGagaccaggaaaaaaaatggcACAACATTTTTTAGTGCTGAAACAACTGTCAACCAGAATCCTATGTCCAAAGAAAATATCTTCAAGGGATGAAGGGTAAATCAAGACACTTTCACATTGAGGACAACTAAGACAATTTATCACCAGCAGATCTGCCCTATAAGAACAACCAAACAAAATTCTCTAAACAAAAGGGAAATGAcaaaagaaggaatcttggaatatcag
This genomic window from Diceros bicornis minor isolate mBicDic1 chromosome 34, mDicBic1.mat.cur, whole genome shotgun sequence contains:
- the LOC131396794 gene encoding uncharacterized protein LOC131396794 isoform X6; translated protein: MLGEPDIPALPEPCFSVRPTPPESGPIRPSEPFVRSRGTGLRPLRACALGTATGSLRNPGAADPRSGRPSAQGAAGVRSVSLQRQPLEGKRIAAAPLKARFGIQI
- the LOC131396794 gene encoding uncharacterized protein LOC131396794 isoform X5 encodes the protein MLGEPDIPALPEPCFSVRPTPPESGPIRPSEPFVRSRGTGLRPLRACALGTATGSLRNPGAADPRSGRPSAQGAAGVRSVSLQRQPLEGKRIAAAPLKARFCIWNPDMTLKCVK